The DNA region GCAGTCCGGGGCTCCGGCCGAGATCCCGCCCCGCCCGGTTGCCCCCTCCCAGCCGGCCGAACCCTCGAAGGAGGCGTAACCGATGTCGCAACCCGCCACATACGGCGGCTGGCAGAGCGAGAAGTCGGGCTTCATCGGCCGACTCTCCGGCCCGGGCTTCGCCATGGTCGCCGTCGCGTCCGTGGCCGCGCTCATCCCGTTCAACCTGGGCAGTTGGCGAGCCGCACTCGTCTGCGTACCGATCTCCCTGCTCCTGCTGCTCCTCGCCTTCGGACGAGTGATGGGACTGAGCGCCGACGAATGGATCCTCCTGGCAGTGAGGCATCAGATCGCCGTGGCCCGCAAACACAACATCTTCCTCAGCGGCGCCTTCGCCCCGCGCTCCGCAAAGACCGGAGAACAACCCATGGACCTGCCCGGCGTCCTTGCCCGACAGCGGATCCTCGAGGCCCCGGACGGCCTCGGCGGCCGCCTCGGCGTCGCCCACGACCCCGTGGCCGGCACCTACACCGCCATCGCCCGCATCACCTTCCCCGGCCTGGCCCTGGTCGACACCGACAAGCAGGCCTCCCGCGTCGCCGCCTGGGCCCAGTTCCTGCGCTCCTACTGCACCGAGGACTCGCCGATCGTGCGCATCGCGGTGCACCAGCGCTGCCTGCCCGACGACGGCGCCGCTCTGCGCTCCTGGACAACCCGCCACCTCGCTCCCGAGGCACCC from Streptomyces marianii includes:
- a CDS encoding SCO6880 family protein translates to MSQPATYGGWQSEKSGFIGRLSGPGFAMVAVASVAALIPFNLGSWRAALVCVPISLLLLLLAFGRVMGLSADEWILLAVRHQIAVARKHNIFLSGAFAPRSAKTGEQPMDLPGVLARQRILEAPDGLGGRLGVAHDPVAGTYTAIARITFPGLALVDTDKQASRVAAWAQFLRSYCTEDSPIVRIAVHQRCLPDDGAALRSWTTRHLAPEAPAAAVTALSELMEGAGPAATTRETYLSVTLSSSRARLAIKGAGGGQVGAAAVLVREVGTMHAALSTASLQVVEWLTPRGVAQAVRTAYEPTAQLELATRNAAAQNPDWTGTPAGVTPELAGPAYAGDQHGHLRA